A window of Formosa sp. Hel1_31_208 contains these coding sequences:
- a CDS encoding DUF4375 domain-containing protein — MTEIDFALNQTQDTEIIELVGTVLWNKSSELGSFEALSPPEQTFIYIDIFESELLNGGLFDFFYNTSGAYAHQVLEAYQAIGAYDSVNIVAQAIHCFPELPIPKDIFKRRSYMANLDDTIKTQWENLEVSFLDSKEDIVALLITYIKAHKTRFEY, encoded by the coding sequence ATGACCGAAATAGACTTTGCTTTAAACCAAACTCAAGATACTGAAATCATAGAACTTGTTGGTACTGTGCTATGGAATAAATCCAGTGAATTAGGCTCATTTGAAGCCTTATCGCCACCTGAACAAACCTTCATTTATATCGATATTTTTGAAAGTGAGCTTTTAAACGGTGGCTTATTTGATTTCTTTTATAATACATCAGGAGCGTATGCCCATCAAGTGCTAGAAGCATACCAAGCAATTGGCGCATATGATTCAGTAAACATTGTAGCGCAAGCAATACATTGTTTTCCTGAACTTCCGATCCCAAAAGATATTTTTAAAAGACGATCATATATGGCAAATTTAGACGATACGATAAAGACACAATGGGAAAATTTAGAAGTTTCATTTTTGGATTCTAAAGAAGATATTGTAGCTCTTTTAATAACATATATTAAAGCTCATAAAACTCGCTTTGAGTACTAA
- the ychF gene encoding redox-regulated ATPase YchF, whose translation MKAGIVGLPNVGKSTLFNCLSNAKAQSANFPFCTIEPNIGVVNVPDPRLQKLESLVNPERVLPATVEIVDIAGLVKGASKGEGLGNQFLGNIRETDAILHVLRCFDNDNIVHVDGSVDPIRDKETIDMELQLKDLETVEKKLDKVKRAAKTGNKEAQKEEAVLLKLKAGLEAGTSVRALEFSEDEMEEFVKPTQLITAKPVMYVCNVDEGSAVSGNAYVDQVKEAVKDENAEVLVLAVGTEADINELDDYEERQMFLQDIGLDEPGSSKLIRSAYKLLNQQTYFTAGVKEVRAWTIDIGATGPQAAGVIHTDFEKGFIRAEVIAYEDYVHFGSESKVKEAGKMRVEGKNYIVKDGDVMHFLFNV comes from the coding sequence ATGAAAGCCGGAATTGTAGGATTACCAAACGTAGGGAAATCAACACTATTTAACTGTTTGTCTAATGCTAAAGCACAGAGCGCAAACTTTCCATTTTGTACTATTGAACCAAACATAGGAGTGGTTAATGTGCCGGACCCTAGACTTCAAAAATTAGAATCTTTAGTAAATCCAGAACGTGTATTGCCAGCAACTGTCGAGATTGTTGATATCGCTGGTCTTGTAAAAGGTGCAAGTAAAGGTGAAGGTTTAGGTAATCAATTTTTAGGTAACATTCGTGAGACTGACGCCATTCTTCATGTATTGCGATGCTTTGATAATGATAATATTGTACATGTTGACGGTAGTGTCGATCCTATTCGGGATAAGGAAACTATCGATATGGAATTACAGTTGAAAGATTTAGAAACGGTCGAAAAGAAATTGGATAAGGTGAAACGTGCTGCGAAAACCGGAAATAAAGAAGCGCAAAAAGAAGAAGCCGTTTTATTGAAATTAAAAGCAGGACTCGAAGCAGGAACATCGGTTAGAGCTCTTGAATTTTCTGAAGATGAGATGGAGGAGTTTGTTAAGCCTACACAATTGATTACTGCTAAGCCAGTAATGTATGTATGTAATGTAGACGAGGGGAGTGCGGTGTCTGGTAATGCATATGTAGATCAAGTAAAAGAGGCTGTGAAAGATGAAAATGCAGAAGTCTTAGTTTTAGCCGTTGGAACAGAGGCAGATATCAATGAATTAGACGATTATGAAGAGCGTCAAATGTTTCTTCAAGATATAGGATTAGATGAACCTGGTTCTTCAAAATTAATCCGATCAGCTTACAAATTACTTAATCAACAAACCTATTTTACTGCTGGTGTTAAGGAAGTTCGCGCATGGACAATTGATATAGGGGCAACGGGACCTCAAGCAGCAGGAGTAATCCATACCGATTTTGAAAAGGGCTTTATTAGAGCCGAAGTTATTGCTTACGAAGATTATGTGCATTTTGGTAGTGAATCTAAAGTGAAAGAAGCCGGTAAAATGCGTGTTGAAGGAAAAAACTACATTGTTAAAGATGGGGATGTCATGCATTTCTTATTTAATGTGTAA
- a CDS encoding TonB-dependent receptor, with amino-acid sequence MKYLLLCIAFMTVSLSASQNCSYTFLGELSDFHDASPISGATIYIKSLDKYVVSDIDGKFKIENLCKQQIILVISHIGCETKTLSYNITGDVFESIQLEHHIEALNEVAVTTNATPKESTTAQETVLKSNTLRKYSALNLGDALKEVTGVSSINTGNSIVKPMINGMHSSRLLVLNNNVRMQDQEWGIEHAPNIDINSANQISVIKGSGTLAYGGDAIGGIIVINPVNSVLKDTLYGKTVIGGQTNGRGYNLSTTLNKSFASGWFANVQASLKQNGDFETPDYVLTNTGLKSNSVSFRAGKKQFESGFEVFYSYINNDIGILRASHIGNINDLVTAINNIQPLVIEPFSYDINSPKQEVTHHLFKASYYKRFRNFGKLNLQYDYQNNQRFEFDVRVGNDRNKPALDLTLQTHTFTANTILDANNDYKLKFGGLGRYQNNFANPDTGVRRLIPDYDRYDFGGYITTEWFFNEKTTLDAGIRYDFNRIDAKKFYQKSRWEERGYDVDFADIVIEDLGTQLLVNPVFDFHNVSISAGINYSLNDTSNLLVNYSLASRPPNPSELFSDGLHHSAARIELGDLRLGQEISNRFSGTYNYNTAAFSLSIEAFYNRIADYMFLKPFGIEQTIRGAFPVWNYEQTNASLYGLDVSANYEFSNRLILNHKSAYIKGDDLTNNTAIIDIPAFNTINEITYQNPKWNNFSASLKSEWVFEQTEFPDYNFDTFIATSNQTVVVDISTPPPAYHLLHFYSDVNFNISDKTTLNIALSITNLLDTNYRSYLNRLRYFADDLGRNMMIQLQLNY; translated from the coding sequence ATGAAATATTTATTACTGTGTATTGCGTTCATGACGGTAAGTCTGAGTGCATCGCAAAATTGTTCTTACACGTTTTTAGGAGAGCTCTCAGATTTTCACGATGCATCCCCTATTTCTGGAGCTACTATCTATATTAAAAGTCTAGATAAGTATGTTGTTTCTGATATTGATGGTAAGTTTAAAATAGAAAACCTGTGTAAGCAGCAAATAATTCTGGTCATTTCTCATATTGGTTGTGAAACCAAAACATTGAGTTACAACATCACTGGTGATGTTTTTGAGTCCATTCAACTAGAGCATCATATTGAAGCCCTCAATGAGGTTGCGGTGACCACGAATGCTACTCCTAAAGAATCCACGACCGCTCAAGAAACCGTTTTAAAATCAAACACATTGCGGAAATACAGTGCGTTAAATTTAGGAGATGCTTTAAAGGAAGTAACAGGTGTCTCTTCTATCAATACTGGCAATAGCATCGTAAAACCTATGATTAATGGCATGCATAGCAGCCGATTATTAGTCTTAAATAATAATGTCCGTATGCAAGATCAAGAATGGGGAATTGAACATGCGCCGAATATTGATATAAATTCTGCTAATCAAATATCTGTGATTAAAGGTTCAGGAACTCTAGCCTATGGTGGTGATGCTATTGGTGGTATTATTGTTATTAATCCGGTTAATAGTGTTTTAAAAGATACATTATATGGGAAAACTGTAATAGGTGGACAAACCAACGGACGAGGTTATAATTTGTCAACAACGCTTAATAAAAGTTTTGCTTCAGGCTGGTTTGCAAATGTTCAGGCAAGTTTAAAACAAAATGGTGATTTTGAAACTCCAGACTATGTATTAACTAACACTGGATTGAAATCAAATAGTGTCTCATTTAGAGCTGGAAAAAAGCAATTTGAGAGCGGCTTTGAAGTTTTTTATAGCTACATTAATAATGACATAGGTATACTACGTGCCTCGCACATTGGTAACATCAATGATTTAGTAACTGCCATAAATAACATACAACCACTAGTAATTGAGCCGTTTAGTTACGATATTAATTCACCAAAACAAGAGGTTACACATCACCTGTTTAAAGCCAGTTACTATAAAAGATTTAGAAACTTTGGGAAATTAAACCTTCAGTATGATTATCAGAATAATCAACGCTTTGAGTTTGATGTTCGTGTTGGTAATGATCGTAATAAACCTGCTTTAGATTTGACTTTGCAAACACATACATTTACTGCAAATACCATTCTTGACGCAAACAATGACTATAAGCTAAAGTTTGGCGGACTGGGTCGTTATCAAAATAATTTTGCTAATCCAGATACAGGTGTGAGACGATTAATACCTGATTATGATCGTTATGATTTTGGTGGATACATAACTACGGAATGGTTCTTTAATGAAAAAACAACCTTGGATGCTGGTATTCGTTATGACTTTAATAGAATTGATGCTAAAAAATTCTATCAAAAAAGTAGATGGGAAGAACGCGGATATGATGTTGACTTTGCGGATATAGTTATAGAAGATCTGGGCACACAATTATTAGTAAATCCCGTATTTGATTTTCACAATGTGTCTATTTCCGCAGGTATAAATTACAGTCTTAATGATACTAGTAATCTCCTTGTGAACTACAGCTTAGCGAGCAGGCCACCAAATCCATCTGAATTATTTAGTGACGGCTTACATCATTCAGCCGCTAGGATTGAGCTTGGAGACCTGAGACTGGGTCAAGAGATTTCAAATCGTTTCTCTGGAACATATAATTATAACACTGCGGCATTTAGCTTATCAATAGAGGCCTTTTATAATCGTATTGCAGATTATATGTTTTTAAAACCTTTTGGCATAGAACAAACCATTCGTGGTGCATTTCCGGTGTGGAATTATGAGCAAACAAATGCTAGCTTATATGGTTTAGACGTTTCTGCAAATTATGAGTTTTCAAATCGGTTAATACTAAATCATAAATCTGCGTATATCAAAGGTGATGATTTAACTAACAATACCGCAATTATTGATATCCCTGCCTTCAATACCATTAATGAAATCACCTATCAGAATCCAAAATGGAATAATTTTTCTGCGAGTCTGAAAAGTGAATGGGTATTTGAGCAAACAGAATTTCCAGATTATAACTTTGACACATTTATTGCAACAAGTAACCAAACGGTTGTAGTAGATATTAGCACACCTCCTCCAGCCTATCATTTATTACATTTTTATAGTGACGTAAATTTTAATATTTCAGATAAAACTACACTTAATATTGCCCTCAGTATTACAAACCTATTAGATACAAATTATCGATCATACCTTAACCGATTGCGTTATTTTGCTGATGACCTCGGAAGAAATATGATGATTCAATTACAATTAAATTATTAA
- a CDS encoding DUF937 domain-containing protein: MSGILDLLNSDLGKTIISGVSGSTGTDQNKTSSVLTMALPVLMKAMERNASTPQGAEGLMGALSNKHDGSILDNLSGLFGGGVNEDVKNDGEKILGHVLGNKKQGVEKILGEKSGLDAGSVANILKVAAPILMGVLGKQAKQNNVSSSNDISGLLGGMLSGNSAQEEQSFLEKILDADGDGSVIDDVAGMVLGGSKKKGGLGGLLGGLFGK; this comes from the coding sequence ATGTCAGGAATTTTAGACTTATTAAACAGTGATTTAGGAAAAACTATTATTAGCGGTGTTTCAGGATCAACTGGAACAGACCAAAACAAAACCAGTAGCGTTTTAACAATGGCTTTACCAGTATTGATGAAAGCAATGGAGCGAAATGCGTCGACACCGCAAGGTGCCGAAGGATTAATGGGAGCTCTTAGTAATAAACATGATGGTAGTATTTTAGATAACCTTAGCGGTTTATTTGGTGGTGGCGTAAATGAGGATGTCAAAAATGATGGCGAAAAGATTCTTGGACATGTTCTTGGAAATAAAAAACAAGGCGTTGAAAAGATTCTTGGAGAGAAATCTGGATTAGATGCTGGATCTGTTGCTAACATTCTTAAGGTTGCTGCACCGATTTTAATGGGTGTTTTAGGAAAACAAGCGAAACAAAACAACGTTAGCTCATCAAATGACATAAGTGGATTATTAGGTGGAATGTTAAGTGGCAATTCTGCTCAAGAAGAACAAAGTTTCTTAGAAAAGATTTTAGATGCTGATGGTGATGGTAGCGTTATTGACGATGTTGCTGGAATGGTTCTAGGAGGTTCTAAAAAGAAAGGCGGTCTTGGAGGTTTACTCGGGGGGCTTTTCGGAAAATAA
- a CDS encoding cell division protein codes for MPLIEINTFINADLQTCFDLARNIDFHQTSLEHSKEKVVAGKTNGLIALNEWVTWEARHFGVKQKLISKITAFESPTYFADEMVSGAFKAFKHEHIFLQKGNQTIMIDKFHFETPYGVL; via the coding sequence ATGCCTTTAATAGAGATTAATACTTTTATTAATGCAGATCTTCAAACCTGTTTTGATTTAGCTCGTAATATTGATTTTCATCAAACATCATTAGAGCATTCTAAAGAGAAGGTTGTTGCTGGAAAAACTAATGGTTTAATTGCGCTAAATGAATGGGTGACTTGGGAAGCAAGACACTTCGGAGTGAAACAAAAATTAATCTCAAAAATCACCGCATTTGAATCACCAACTTACTTCGCTGATGAGATGGTCTCTGGTGCTTTTAAAGCATTTAAACATGAGCATATTTTTCTTCAAAAAGGTAATCAAACCATAATGATTGATAAATTTCATTTTGAAACACCATATGGTGTTCTGTGA
- a CDS encoding acyl-CoA reductase — protein MDLQQRINAFVKLGEFLSQFTSEGITKKQGISHNDLFFDSFKHQMTLAEEANGWFTKSNMLFAFGGWSNQLTISNINQWVSKYNFNIETPKKIAIIMAGNIPLVGFHDFLSVLMSGHQVLVKQSSKDKHLLPFLAKYLEFVEIKFKDRITFTEKKLEDFDAVIATGSNNTARYFEYYFKDKPSIIRKNRNSVAVLTGKETEDDLRALSEDIFRYYGLGCRNVSKLLVPTQYNFDAFFKAMYDWHPIINQAKYANNYDYNKAVYLMSEFDMLENGFLMIKEDESYTSPIATVFYEYYETERALMARLESDEEKIQCIVSNGVLENEIKFGHTQLPKLWDYADDVDTISFSLTIC, from the coding sequence ATGGATTTACAACAAAGAATTAACGCTTTTGTAAAATTAGGTGAATTTTTAAGTCAGTTCACTTCGGAAGGCATCACAAAAAAACAAGGTATAAGTCATAATGATTTGTTTTTTGATAGCTTTAAACACCAAATGACATTAGCCGAAGAAGCAAATGGTTGGTTTACAAAATCCAACATGCTTTTTGCATTTGGTGGTTGGTCGAATCAACTGACTATAAGTAATATTAATCAATGGGTGTCGAAGTATAACTTTAATATTGAAACCCCGAAAAAAATAGCCATTATTATGGCGGGAAATATTCCTTTAGTCGGGTTTCATGATTTTTTATCTGTATTGATGTCTGGTCATCAGGTGTTAGTTAAACAATCATCAAAAGATAAACACCTACTCCCTTTTTTAGCTAAGTATCTCGAATTTGTTGAAATAAAATTTAAAGATCGTATCACATTTACAGAAAAGAAATTAGAGGACTTTGATGCGGTTATCGCAACGGGAAGTAATAATACGGCGCGTTATTTTGAATATTACTTTAAAGACAAACCTTCAATCATCAGAAAGAACAGAAATTCAGTAGCGGTTTTGACTGGTAAAGAAACAGAGGATGATCTAAGAGCGCTTTCCGAAGATATTTTTAGATACTACGGATTAGGGTGCAGAAATGTTTCAAAACTTTTGGTCCCAACTCAATACAATTTTGATGCCTTTTTTAAAGCAATGTATGATTGGCATCCTATTATAAATCAAGCCAAATACGCCAACAATTATGATTATAATAAAGCCGTCTATCTCATGAGCGAATTCGATATGCTAGAAAATGGGTTTTTGATGATTAAAGAAGATGAAAGCTACACTTCACCTATTGCGACCGTTTTTTATGAATACTACGAAACAGAGAGGGCGTTAATGGCAAGGCTTGAATCAGATGAGGAAAAAATTCAATGCATCGTATCTAATGGGGTATTAGAGAATGAAATTAAATTCGGTCATACCCAATTACCAAAGCTATGGGATTATGCTGATGACGTTGATACTATTTCGTTTTCGTTGACAATCTGTTAA
- a CDS encoding 4Fe-4S dicluster domain-containing protein gives MAIIITDECINCGACEPECPNTAIYEGADDWRYKDGTSLTGTVVLPNGKEVDAEETQEPISDEVYYIAPDKCTECMGFHEEPQCAAVCPVDCCVPDDNHVETEEELLGKQRFMHPEG, from the coding sequence ATGGCGATTATAATAACAGACGAATGTATCAATTGTGGTGCTTGTGAACCAGAGTGTCCAAATACTGCGATATATGAAGGTGCAGACGATTGGAGATATAAAGACGGGACAAGTTTAACAGGAACGGTTGTTTTGCCTAATGGGAAAGAGGTAGATGCTGAAGAAACCCAGGAGCCAATAAGTGATGAAGTATATTACATTGCACCAGATAAATGTACTGAGTGTATGGGATTCCATGAGGAGCCGCAGTGTGCAGCCGTTTGTCCGGTAGACTGTTGTGTTCCCGATGATAATCATGTTGAAACTGAAGAAGAATTGTTAGGGAAACAACGTTTTATGCATCCTGAAGGATAA
- a CDS encoding DUF6787 family protein, with protein MLKDFKSRWDIKHNWQLLFPFLGITGLAYSAYKLALRFTNTLSIFITIGLAVICFYVLVKLTLFLFKKLEHKWIVEHRWEMIRIFIVFAITGSSSLFVGRPLMKLIGITKENLNPILYWILFIIIGLIFYQILLVFFGWVFGQGKFFWEFEKKMLKRFGLGKLIN; from the coding sequence ATGCTAAAAGACTTTAAATCTCGTTGGGATATCAAACATAACTGGCAACTCTTATTTCCTTTTTTAGGAATAACTGGTCTAGCCTATAGTGCCTATAAACTCGCATTGCGGTTTACCAATACATTATCAATTTTTATTACAATTGGTCTAGCCGTAATTTGTTTTTATGTCCTTGTCAAATTGACTTTATTTTTGTTTAAAAAGTTGGAGCATAAATGGATTGTTGAGCACCGATGGGAAATGATTAGAATTTTCATCGTATTCGCAATTACGGGATCATCATCTTTATTTGTTGGTCGACCTCTTATGAAACTCATTGGAATTACTAAAGAAAACTTAAACCCTATTCTTTATTGGATATTATTTATTATTATTGGGCTCATTTTCTATCAGATTCTTCTGGTTTTCTTTGGATGGGTATTCGGTCAAGGTAAATTTTTCTGGGAATTTGAAAAGAAAATGCTTAAACGTTTTGGCTTAGGAAAGCTAATCAATTAA
- a CDS encoding type 1 periplasmic binding fold superfamily protein: MKNLKFLWITVLSLILTFSCSSDDNDNPLPVNEEEVITTVRITLTPQGGGTTVVFQSQDLDGDGPNTPVVTISDDLISFTDYNASIEILNELENPAEDITIEVEEEDEDHQFFYSFSNASNATVTYTDADEDGNPVGLSFILSTDDVNTETLVVTLRHELNKFADGVSDGIITNAGGETDVETAFTFNVSN; the protein is encoded by the coding sequence ATGAAAAATTTAAAATTTTTATGGATTACAGTATTAAGTTTAATCCTTACATTTTCGTGCTCGAGCGATGATAATGACAATCCATTACCTGTGAACGAAGAAGAAGTGATAACAACAGTTCGTATCACATTAACACCTCAAGGAGGTGGCACAACAGTGGTTTTTCAATCACAAGATCTCGATGGGGATGGTCCAAACACCCCTGTAGTTACCATTTCGGATGACCTAATATCATTTACAGATTACAATGCGAGTATTGAAATACTAAATGAACTTGAAAATCCTGCTGAAGACATTACCATTGAGGTTGAAGAAGAAGATGAAGATCATCAATTCTTTTACAGTTTCTCTAATGCTTCTAATGCGACTGTAACCTATACTGATGCTGATGAGGATGGAAATCCCGTAGGCCTGTCGTTTATCTTAAGCACTGATGATGTTAATACAGAAACTTTAGTAGTCACATTAAGACATGAACTTAACAAATTTGCTGATGGCGTAAGCGATGGCATTATTACTAACGCTGGTGGTGAAACTGATGTAGAAACTGCTTTTACATTTAATGTTTCAAATTAA
- a CDS encoding D-2-hydroxyacid dehydrogenase, producing MKVLANDGVSQSGIEALEKAGYEVSTTTVAQEQLISYINEKNIDVLLVRSATTVRKDLIDACNNLKIIGRGGVGMDNIDVEYARSKGKHVINTPAASSQSVAELVFAHLFGGVRFLHDSNRNMPLDGDTKFKALKKNYAKGVELRGKTLGIIGFGRIGREVAKIGLGIGMKVIASDKFVGQADIKVEFYNGQYINVSIETEPMEDVLKHADFITLHVPAQKEYVIGEQEFNSMKDGVGIVNAARGGVINEVAMVKALESGKVAFAGLDTFESEPSPAVQVLMNGRISLTPHIGAATNEAQDRIGTELAEQIINILG from the coding sequence ATGAAAGTATTAGCAAACGATGGTGTTTCACAAAGTGGAATTGAGGCATTAGAAAAAGCCGGTTACGAGGTTTCAACAACAACAGTAGCACAAGAACAATTGATTAGTTACATCAATGAAAAAAATATTGATGTTCTTTTAGTGAGAAGCGCAACTACCGTGCGTAAAGATCTTATTGATGCTTGTAATAATTTAAAAATCATTGGTCGTGGTGGTGTTGGCATGGATAACATTGATGTCGAATATGCTCGCAGCAAGGGAAAACATGTTATTAATACTCCGGCTGCTTCTTCGCAATCTGTTGCAGAACTCGTCTTTGCTCATCTCTTTGGAGGCGTTCGTTTTCTCCATGACTCAAATCGCAATATGCCACTTGATGGCGATACAAAATTTAAGGCTCTAAAAAAGAATTATGCAAAAGGTGTAGAACTTCGCGGAAAAACACTTGGTATTATAGGTTTTGGAAGAATTGGACGAGAAGTTGCAAAAATTGGTCTTGGCATTGGCATGAAAGTCATTGCTAGCGATAAATTTGTCGGTCAAGCAGATATAAAAGTTGAATTCTATAATGGCCAATATATTAATGTAAGTATCGAAACAGAACCTATGGAAGATGTATTAAAACATGCAGATTTCATTACACTTCACGTACCTGCTCAAAAAGAGTATGTCATTGGAGAACAAGAATTTAATTCAATGAAAGACGGTGTAGGTATTGTGAATGCGGCTCGTGGCGGCGTCATTAACGAAGTTGCAATGGTCAAAGCCTTAGAGAGCGGAAAAGTAGCGTTTGCTGGTTTAGATACCTTTGAAAGTGAGCCTTCTCCTGCCGTTCAAGTTTTAATGAATGGTCGAATTTCGTTAACCCCACATATTGGTGCAGCTACCAACGAAGCACAGGACAGAATTGGCACAGAACTCGCAGAACAAATCATTAATATTTTGGGCTAA
- a CDS encoding DUF6146 family protein encodes MRHTIYLLLMTLFLFNCGSSKSALGSSDLANIPEEDIVRIANDDIEYEITIIEPGFNSWLASIARPKGYYSQQYMETRNRIFVQEWNNRVLLPQRFDPNLYELQIDYQPNINYGYDVNYKLYNYFIYFQLTYKQQLSTFIPRI; translated from the coding sequence ATGAGACACACTATTTATCTTTTATTAATGACCCTATTCCTTTTTAATTGTGGTTCCTCGAAATCAGCTTTAGGTTCATCCGATCTTGCTAATATCCCAGAAGAAGACATCGTTAGAATTGCTAATGATGATATTGAATACGAAATCACCATTATCGAACCTGGTTTTAATAGTTGGTTAGCTTCAATTGCCAGGCCAAAAGGTTATTACTCTCAACAATACATGGAAACTCGAAATAGAATCTTTGTGCAGGAATGGAACAATCGCGTGTTACTACCACAGCGATTCGATCCTAATTTGTATGAACTGCAAATAGATTATCAGCCTAATATCAATTATGGCTATGATGTTAATTATAAATTATATAATTATTTCATTTACTTCCAATTAACTTACAAGCAACAATTATCGACGTTTATTCCTAGAATTTAA
- the serC gene encoding 3-phosphoserine/phosphohydroxythreonine transaminase: protein MKRHNFSAGPCILPQEVLLQASEAVMDFDNGLSLLEISHRSKPFVDVMENARALALELLGLEGKGYKALFLQGGASTQFLMVALNLLEKRAGYLNTGTWSDKAIKEARIFDDAYEVATSKDANFNYIPKGYDIPSDYDYFHCTSNNTIFGTQMKEFPNAPIPMVCDMSSDIFSRQIDFSKFDLIYAGAQKNMGPAGATLVVVKEDILGKVSRKIPSMMDYKVHISKSSMFNTPPVFSVYVSMLTLQWLKNLGGISAIEKENQKKAQLIYSEIDLNPLFNGFATKTDRSMMNATFTLANEDLKETFETMVKEAGINGLNGHRSVGGYRASMYNALPLESVGILVDVMSELERKA, encoded by the coding sequence ATGAAAAGACATAATTTTAGTGCAGGACCTTGTATTCTACCTCAGGAAGTCCTATTACAAGCCTCGGAAGCAGTCATGGATTTTGATAATGGTTTGTCATTATTAGAAATATCACACAGAAGTAAACCATTTGTTGATGTGATGGAAAATGCGAGAGCATTAGCTCTTGAATTACTTGGCCTAGAAGGTAAGGGCTATAAAGCTTTATTTCTTCAAGGTGGAGCAAGTACTCAATTTTTAATGGTTGCGCTGAACTTATTAGAAAAGCGTGCCGGTTATCTAAACACTGGCACTTGGAGTGATAAAGCTATTAAAGAAGCTCGGATTTTTGATGACGCCTATGAGGTTGCCACATCTAAAGATGCTAATTTTAATTACATCCCTAAGGGCTATGATATCCCTTCGGATTATGATTATTTTCATTGCACCTCTAACAACACTATTTTTGGCACGCAAATGAAAGAATTTCCAAATGCTCCTATTCCAATGGTTTGTGATATGAGTAGTGATATTTTTTCACGACAAATAGATTTCTCGAAATTTGATTTGATTTACGCCGGAGCTCAAAAAAATATGGGGCCTGCTGGAGCGACGCTTGTCGTTGTGAAAGAAGATATTCTTGGAAAAGTATCTCGTAAAATCCCATCCATGATGGATTACAAAGTTCATATAAGTAAAAGTAGCATGTTCAACACGCCTCCTGTATTTTCAGTATATGTATCCATGTTAACCTTACAGTGGCTTAAAAACTTGGGAGGAATATCTGCAATAGAAAAAGAAAATCAAAAGAAAGCGCAACTTATTTATTCAGAAATAGACCTTAATCCTTTATTCAATGGATTTGCTACCAAAACCGATCGATCAATGATGAATGCGACGTTTACTTTGGCTAATGAGGATTTAAAAGAAACCTTTGAAACTATGGTAAAAGAAGCTGGCATCAATGGTCTCAACGGTCACAGAAGTGTTGGTGGCTATAGAGCATCCATGTACAATGCCTTGCCCTTAGAAAGTGTAGGTATTTTGGTGGACGTAATGAGTGAATTAGAAAGAAAAGCATAA